Proteins encoded in a region of the Trypanosoma brucei gambiense DAL972 chromosome 11, complete sequence genome:
- a CDS encoding leucine-rich repeat protein (LRRP), putative has translation MLMNTPLKRVEDIPPLLRERLTKAEESGWKILDLSGCKETLDVTALTEVGMLEQLSLEGCTNLRRGLREICNGERTRNLRTLHLSNLPMLDDTCIKILGGTHLRLELFTCAHCKNVTNVRPLAEIKALKSLSLGHCVNIKHGLKEICGGLTNMRALWINHIPAVDDACIAELGAKGDGYEGHLIWLICDGCLGITDVTAISEIKTLKRLSLTGCENITKGLEEMCASEKLQGLQDLWVNNVKAFNDKCLLNLEESHRKGGWKLQVLSTKDCCSITDVSPLGKLVTLRVLCLDGCVNIKQGLDHVILSLVDLREAYLGGIGITDRHIELLGRHKKIERLHLPFSGNITDITPLTNVWTLEALCLCGCLKATRGFEKFSTLFRLKKLCVCGVYVDADTVMALKGKGVAVKLW, from the coding sequence ATGCTAATGAACACCCCGCTAAAGAGGGTAGAAGACATACCACCACTTCTTCGTGAACGGCTTACGAAAGCAGAGGAGAGCGGGTGGAAAATTCTTGACCTCTCGGGTTGTAAAGAAACTTTGGATGTCACGGCGCTCACTGAGGTCGGCATGCTGGAACAACTATCCCTGGAGGGTTGCACAAACTTGAGAAGAGGGCTGCGGGAAATATGCAACGGGGAAAGAACGCGCAATCTGAGGACGCTGCACTTAAGCAACCTACCCATGCTTGATGACACATGCATTAAGATATTGGGGGGAACACACCTACGGCTCGAACTGTTCACCTGCGCACACTGTAAAAACGTAACGAACGTTAGGCCCCTAGCGGAAATCAAGGCCCTGAAGAGCCTTTCGCTCGGACACTGCGTGAATATCAAGCATGGTCTGAAGGAAATTTGCGGAGGTCTGACGAATATGAGGGCGCTCTGGATCAACCACATACCGGCTGTCGACGATGCGTGCATTGCGGAGCTCGGCGCAAAAGGCGACGGTTACGAAGGCCATCTGATTTGGTTAATTTGCGATGGATGTCTTGGGATAACGGATGTTACGGCCATTTCGGAGATCAAGACATTAAAGAGACTTTCGCTGACGGGATGCGAGAACATAACGAAGGGGCTAGAGGAGATGTGCGCCAGTGAGAAACTGCAGGGCCTGCAAGACCTATGGGTGAATAACGTGAAGGCGTTCAATGATAAGTGCCTTTTGAATCTGGAGGAAAGCCACAGGAAGGGCGGATGGAAACTGCAGGTGCTCAGCACCAAAGACTGCTGCAGCATAACAGACGTGTCACCCCTGGGGAAGCTGGTAACGTTGAGGGTGCTATGCCTTGACGGGTGCGTGAACATTAAACAAGGTCTGGATCATGTCATACTGTCGCTGGTCGATTTGAGGGAAGCGTACTTGGGAGGCATTGGCATAACCGATAGGCATATTGAGCTACTTGGTcgccacaaaaaaattgaacgattacacctccctttttcaggGAACATTACAGATATTACTCCCTTAACGAATGTCTGGACACTGGAGGCTTTGTGCTTGTGCGGGTGTCTAAAGGCAACAAGGGGATTTGAAAAGTTTTCTACACTCTTCAGACTCAAaaagttgtgtgtgtgtggtgtttaCGTCGATGCGGACACAGTCATGGCCCTAAAGGGTAAAGGAGTGGCTGTGAAGCTGTGGTAG